From a region of the Bacteroidales bacterium genome:
- a CDS encoding PIN domain-containing protein codes for MQTGFKSVFIDTALFIYLLEDSPDYGNKSENFFSFCMSKNIAMHTGLITYLEFCVKPYRENNLILIDKFKELIKCSGINMSETLTLFDCDIASKLRAENISLKNFDAIQIATALNNNCDIFMSNDKKLKTVKDIKIYTLDDWQIQSVK; via the coding sequence ATGCAGACAGGTTTTAAAAGTGTTTTTATTGATACTGCATTGTTCATTTATTTGTTGGAAGACAGCCCTGATTACGGTAATAAATCTGAAAACTTCTTTTCTTTTTGTATGAGCAAAAATATTGCAATGCATACAGGATTAATAACTTATTTAGAATTTTGCGTAAAACCATACAGAGAAAACAATTTGATATTAATTGACAAATTCAAAGAATTGATTAAGTGTTCCGGTATTAATATGTCAGAGACATTAACATTATTTGATTGTGATATAGCATCAAAGCTACGAGCAGAAAACATAAGTTTGAAAAATTTTGATGCAATACAAATTGCAACAGCATTAAACAATAATTGTGATATTTTTATGAGTAATGATAAAAAACTTAAAACTGTAAAAGACATAAAAATTTATACATTAGATGATTGGCAAATACAATCAGTAAAATAA
- a CDS encoding LptF/LptG family permease: MKFLLNIRLTILDIYIIKKFLGTFIFSIILIIALAIIIDLSEKIDSFIEKQVPINEIIFDHYFNFIPYYTNLFLFLFVFISVVFFTSKMAENSEIISIIGSGISFNRLMYPYFISAFVLAVASFMLSNFIIPPANRIRLDFENTYINGTYYNSDRNIHKQISPGVFIYMENFNTMSNSGNKFSIENFKGNDLKSKLISKRVKWDSTISKWSVFDYFIRDISGNKEVITSGKRIDTFLSITPEDFQRRDTEKSTMDYTELNSFIDDIRLRGETNINTYLLEKHQRTAFPFSTFILTLMGVSLASRKSKGGTGIKMGLGFLLSFLYIFFMQIAAQFSIKGGLSPLLAAWIPNFIFAMVAFFLYRIAPK, translated from the coding sequence GTGAAGTTTCTTTTGAACATACGATTGACAATTCTTGATATATACATTATCAAGAAATTTTTAGGAACATTTATTTTCTCAATAATATTGATTATTGCTTTAGCAATTATTATAGACCTGTCAGAAAAAATTGATTCTTTTATAGAAAAACAAGTTCCCATAAATGAAATCATTTTTGACCATTATTTTAACTTCATTCCTTATTATACAAATTTATTTCTCTTCTTGTTTGTTTTTATTTCTGTTGTATTTTTTACATCAAAAATGGCAGAAAATTCTGAAATCATTTCTATTATCGGAAGCGGTATAAGTTTTAACAGATTGATGTATCCGTATTTTATATCGGCATTTGTTTTAGCTGTTGCATCATTTATGTTAAGTAATTTTATAATTCCGCCGGCTAACAGAATTCGTTTAGATTTTGAAAACACATATATAAACGGAACATATTATAACAGTGACAGGAACATACATAAACAAATAAGCCCCGGAGTATTCATATATATGGAAAACTTCAATACTATGTCAAATAGCGGGAATAAATTCTCAATTGAAAATTTTAAAGGAAACGATCTTAAATCAAAATTAATATCTAAAAGAGTAAAATGGGACAGCACAATAAGTAAATGGAGTGTTTTTGATTATTTCATCAGGGATATATCCGGTAATAAAGAAGTTATAACTTCCGGAAAAAGAATTGACACTTTTTTGAGCATTACACCCGAAGATTTCCAACGTCGTGATACAGAAAAATCGACAATGGATTATACTGAACTGAACTCATTTATTGATGATATAAGATTAAGAGGCGAAACAAATATTAATACTTACTTACTGGAAAAACATCAACGAACAGCTTTTCCTTTTTCTACATTTATTCTGACATTAATGGGTGTGTCATTAGCTTCACGGAAAAGCAAAGGCGGTACCGGAATTAAAATGGGCTTAGGATTCTTACTAAGTTTTCTTTATATTTTCTTTATGCAAATTGCCGCACAGTTTTCAATAAAAGGCGGATTATCTCCTTTATTAGCCGCTTGGATACCTAATTTTATATTTGCAATGGTTGCCTTTTTCCTTTACCGAATTGCACCAAAATAA
- the eno gene encoding phosphopyruvate hydratase — protein MSQIAQIKARQILDSRGNPTIETDVFTNQGIMGRASVPSGASTGKYEAVELRDKDPGKYMGKGVLRAVANVNKILNDELRGAFVTDQSGIDAAMIQLDGTDNKSNLGANAILSVSLAVAKAAALTSRQILFRYIGGVSADTLPIPMMNILNGGSHADNNLDIQEFMIMPVGANQFSEALRMGTEVFHHLKEVLKKEGLSVNVGDEGGFAPDLKSDDEAVELILKAIENAGYKAGKDFVLAIDAAASEFYDEKKKLYRFKSQNKDLTSDELIDYWDKLTDKYPIASIEDGLHEDDWDAWKLLNERIGDKIQIVGDDLFATNPERLIKGINEYAANSILIKLNQIGTLTETINTVDLAKKSGFNIIISHRSGETEDTTIAELAVALNVGLIKTGSASRTDRIAKYNQLLRIEESLGNSARFGIF, from the coding sequence ATGTCACAAATAGCACAAATTAAAGCAAGACAAATTTTGGATTCGAGAGGAAATCCTACCATAGAAACTGATGTATTCACTAATCAAGGAATAATGGGAAGAGCATCTGTTCCGTCGGGTGCATCAACAGGAAAATATGAGGCAGTTGAATTACGCGACAAAGATCCCGGAAAATATATGGGAAAAGGTGTTTTAAGAGCAGTTGCAAATGTCAACAAAATTCTGAATGATGAATTGAGAGGCGCATTTGTAACAGATCAAAGCGGAATTGATGCAGCCATGATTCAATTAGACGGAACAGATAATAAATCAAATCTTGGTGCAAATGCAATTTTAAGCGTATCTCTTGCTGTAGCAAAAGCTGCTGCTTTGACTTCGAGGCAAATATTATTTCGATATATTGGAGGTGTAAGTGCTGATACATTGCCCATTCCTATGATGAATATTTTAAACGGCGGTTCTCATGCAGATAATAATCTTGATATTCAAGAGTTTATGATAATGCCTGTAGGAGCAAATCAATTTAGTGAAGCACTGAGAATGGGAACTGAAGTTTTTCATCATTTAAAGGAAGTATTGAAAAAAGAAGGTTTGTCTGTTAATGTCGGTGATGAAGGCGGTTTTGCACCTGATTTAAAATCAGATGATGAGGCTGTTGAGTTGATTTTGAAAGCGATTGAAAATGCAGGATATAAAGCCGGAAAAGATTTCGTTTTGGCTATTGATGCAGCTGCATCTGAATTTTATGATGAGAAAAAGAAATTGTACCGGTTTAAATCCCAAAATAAAGATTTGACTTCAGATGAGCTGATTGATTATTGGGATAAATTAACGGATAAATATCCGATTGCATCAATAGAAGACGGTTTGCATGAAGACGATTGGGATGCTTGGAAATTATTAAATGAAAGAATCGGAGATAAAATCCAAATTGTAGGTGATGATTTATTTGCCACAAATCCCGAACGATTAATTAAAGGGATTAATGAATATGCTGCAAATTCAATTCTTATTAAGCTAAACCAAATAGGTACACTTACAGAGACTATCAACACAGTTGATCTTGCAAAGAAAAGCGGTTTTAACATAATTATAAGTCATCGTTCCGGAGAAACAGAAGATACAACTATTGCTGAATTAGCAGTTGCTTTAAATGTCGGATTAATAAAGACCGGTTCTGCATCAAGAACAGACCGCATTGCAAAATACAATCAACTTTTAAGAATTGAGGAATCTTTGGGAAATTCGGCAAGATTCGGAATATTTTAG
- a CDS encoding response regulator transcription factor, with translation MNKIKILLAEDDVNLGSLLKQYLEAKKFETDLFIDGDEAYKAYMKKKYDLCILDVMMPKKDGFELAKNIKSMNKDIPVIFLTAKVLKEDVLKGFKIGADDYITKPFNMEELLYRIEAVMRRTGRDTTGEQKIFQIGLVIFDSNTQILKINEKKISKLTSKESDLLKLLCQHQNSLMRRDSALKVVWGGDNYFNARSMDVYITKLRKLLQADPRIKIINKHGVGYKLIVEED, from the coding sequence ATGAATAAAATAAAAATATTACTCGCTGAAGACGATGTAAATTTGGGGTCTCTTCTTAAACAATATCTCGAAGCAAAAAAATTTGAAACTGATTTGTTTATTGATGGCGATGAAGCGTACAAAGCATACATGAAAAAGAAATATGATCTTTGTATATTGGATGTTATGATGCCTAAAAAAGACGGTTTTGAATTGGCTAAAAATATCAAATCTATGAATAAAGATATTCCTGTAATCTTTTTAACAGCAAAAGTATTAAAAGAAGATGTTTTGAAAGGTTTTAAAATTGGTGCTGATGATTATATTACAAAACCTTTTAATATGGAAGAATTATTATACAGAATTGAAGCTGTAATGAGAAGAACAGGAAGAGATACAACGGGAGAACAGAAGATTTTTCAAATAGGTCTTGTAATATTTGATTCAAACACACAAATTTTAAAGATAAATGAAAAAAAAATTAGCAAATTAACTTCTAAAGAATCTGATCTTTTAAAGTTATTATGCCAACACCAAAATTCATTAATGAGAAGGGATAGTGCATTGAAAGTAGTTTGGGGAGGTGATAATTATTTTAATGCAAGAAGCATGGATGTTTATATTACAAAATTAAGAAAATTGCTGCAAGCCGACCCAAGAATTAAAATTATAAATAAACACGGAGTAGGGTATAAATTGATTGTTGAAGAAGATTAA
- a CDS encoding HAMP domain-containing histidine kinase, with protein sequence MRKKYISLLTGIMTATVALLILVQAAWIENAMIIEEQKFTESVNKALFEVVKTAEEREALLQITQSSVPFSKDNTGLPGSKFLFEENFVEDNDFVENGTTQNQPSIYYLQGDSLYRIDAETQDSLGSYDEFTQEDLKERIIANISKKTIFIQDILNRMISGETKIEKRLDAVQIEQVILNSFKKNNIKQSYFFGVKDEMNEYRIKSKGFSLDYVKQTYEIQLFPNDILSSRYFLVVYFKAGNKILPNNIPREMIISIIITIIITITFSLIIYLILKQRKLSELKNDFINNMTHELKTPVSTISLASQMLSDNSINIDKDEILSVTKIIGDESKRLEFQIEKVLQISLFEKGNIHYNIQDVDIHNIIKQAVLITDIKVKTKGGEILTDLRADHYNIKGDKLHLTNIFFNLLDNAVKYSKDNIPPRIKVSSKTNGEFILIIISDNGVGISKEGQKKIFNKFYRVPTGNIHDVKGFGLGLSYVKRIIDEHNGSISVKSELGAGTSFILNLPLNEIIE encoded by the coding sequence ATGCGTAAGAAATACATAAGCTTGTTAACGGGTATAATGACAGCAACTGTTGCATTATTGATATTAGTGCAAGCAGCTTGGATAGAAAATGCTATGATTATTGAGGAACAAAAATTCACGGAAAGTGTGAATAAAGCTTTGTTTGAAGTTGTGAAAACTGCCGAAGAAAGGGAAGCATTGTTACAAATCACACAATCTTCTGTACCTTTCAGTAAAGACAATACAGGATTGCCCGGAAGTAAGTTTTTGTTTGAAGAAAATTTTGTTGAAGATAATGATTTTGTTGAAAATGGTACAACGCAAAATCAACCAAGTATTTATTATTTACAAGGCGATTCGTTATATCGAATAGATGCCGAAACTCAAGATTCTCTCGGGAGCTATGATGAGTTTACTCAGGAAGACTTAAAAGAAAGAATAATTGCAAATATCAGTAAGAAAACAATATTTATTCAGGACATTCTGAATAGAATGATTTCCGGAGAAACTAAGATTGAAAAACGATTAGATGCCGTTCAAATAGAACAAGTTATTTTAAATTCATTTAAAAAGAATAATATTAAGCAATCTTACTTTTTTGGTGTAAAAGATGAAATGAATGAATATAGAATCAAATCCAAAGGATTCAGTTTGGATTATGTGAAGCAAACTTATGAAATACAATTATTCCCTAATGATATCCTTTCTTCAAGATATTTTCTCGTTGTTTATTTTAAAGCCGGAAATAAAATTCTTCCGAATAATATTCCGAGAGAAATGATTATTTCAATCATCATTACAATAATTATTACAATTACTTTTTCGTTAATTATATATCTTATATTAAAACAAAGAAAATTATCTGAACTTAAAAATGATTTCATAAATAATATGACCCATGAATTAAAGACACCTGTTTCAACAATTTCCTTAGCTTCGCAAATGTTAAGTGATAACAGTATAAATATTGATAAAGACGAGATTTTATCTGTAACTAAAATTATTGGGGATGAAAGCAAACGTTTGGAATTTCAAATCGAAAAAGTATTACAAATTTCATTATTTGAAAAAGGAAACATTCACTATAATATACAAGATGTTGATATTCATAATATTATTAAACAAGCTGTTTTAATTACAGATATAAAAGTGAAAACGAAAGGAGGTGAGATTTTAACAGATTTAAGAGCTGATCATTATAATATTAAAGGAGATAAATTACATTTGACTAATATATTCTTTAATCTTTTGGATAATGCCGTAAAATATTCTAAAGATAATATTCCTCCGAGAATAAAAGTAAGTAGTAAGACAAACGGCGAATTTATTCTTATAATTATTTCGGATAATGGTGTAGGAATAAGCAAGGAAGGGCAAAAAAAAATATTTAATAAGTTTTACAGAGTTCCTACAGGAAATATTCACGATGTAAAAGGGTTCGGTCTTGGATTGAGTTATGTAAAAAGAATAATTGATGAGCATAACGGGAGCATATCAGTAAAAAGCGAACTTGGTGCAGGTACAAGTTTCATATTGAATTTGCCTTTAAATGAAATTATTGAATAA
- the tgt gene encoding tRNA guanosine(34) transglycosylase Tgt, whose amino-acid sequence MKFEILNKDKKSSAKTGIISTDHGKIETPIFMPVGTIGSVKAVHQRELEEDIKAQIILGNTYHLYLRPGIDILEQAGGLHKFISWDKPILTDSGGYQVFSLSEIRKIKEEGVTFRSHIDGSKHLFTPENVVDTQRSIGADIIMALDECLPYPSDYKYAKDSMHLTHRWLKRGIKRFDETEGKYGYKQAYFPILQGGTYKDLRIQSAETIASFEREGNAIGGLSVGEPTEIMYEMLEVVNNILPEDKPRYLMGVGTPENILEGIALGTDMFDCVMPTRNGRNGMLFTWEGRINIKNKKWENDFSPIDENGTSFVDTYYSKAYLRHLMKSEERLAAQIASIHNLAFYLDLVRVAREKIIKGTFTDWKNIIVKQLAQRL is encoded by the coding sequence ATGAAGTTTGAAATATTAAACAAAGATAAAAAATCAAGTGCAAAAACAGGGATTATTTCTACTGATCACGGAAAAATAGAGACACCGATTTTTATGCCTGTTGGTACAATCGGTTCAGTTAAGGCTGTTCATCAAAGAGAGTTGGAAGAAGATATTAAAGCACAAATAATTTTGGGGAATACATATCATCTTTATTTAAGGCCCGGAATTGATATTCTTGAGCAAGCGGGAGGTTTACATAAATTCATATCTTGGGATAAACCAATCTTGACAGACAGTGGAGGTTATCAAGTATTTTCATTATCAGAAATACGTAAGATTAAAGAAGAAGGTGTTACTTTTCGTTCGCATATTGACGGCTCAAAGCATTTGTTTACGCCGGAAAATGTAGTAGATACGCAAAGAAGTATTGGTGCTGATATCATAATGGCTTTAGATGAATGCCTTCCTTATCCGTCAGATTATAAGTATGCAAAAGATTCTATGCATTTAACACACAGGTGGCTTAAAAGAGGAATCAAAAGATTTGATGAAACTGAAGGAAAATATGGTTATAAACAAGCATATTTCCCGATTTTACAAGGAGGTACATACAAAGACCTGCGAATTCAATCTGCAGAAACAATTGCATCTTTTGAAAGAGAAGGTAATGCAATAGGTGGTTTGTCTGTCGGAGAACCAACAGAGATTATGTATGAAATGCTGGAGGTAGTTAATAACATATTGCCTGAAGATAAACCGAGATATTTGATGGGTGTAGGGACTCCTGAAAACATATTGGAAGGGATTGCACTGGGAACCGATATGTTTGATTGTGTGATGCCTACAAGAAACGGCAGAAATGGGATGCTTTTCACGTGGGAAGGAAGGATTAACATTAAAAATAAAAAGTGGGAGAATGATTTTTCACCGATTGATGAAAACGGAACTTCATTTGTTGATACTTATTATTCCAAAGCATACTTGCGTCATTTAATGAAGAGTGAAGAACGATTGGCGGCACAAATTGCAAGTATTCATAATCTTGCATTTTATCTTGATCTTGTGAGAGTTGCAAGAGAAAAAATAATTAAAGGAACATTTACTGATTGGAAAAATATTATTGTTAAACAACTGGCACAGCGATTGTAA
- a CDS encoding rhomboid family intramembrane serine protease, giving the protein MNKSEKKRLKFSLIPPVFFLLIMWVVKILEYSFDNNWFVYGIFPLKVKNLTGILFSPFLHGDFDHLISNSIPFLFLGTALFYFYRKFAYKVFFFIYLLSGFWVWIAAREVYHIGASGMVYGLASFLFFSGLIHKNRALASLSLIIVFLYGSMIWGVLPIFEGMSWESHLFGAVTGLILSLGFARKQTFINPIETETFDELDEFSEPSISDDDYTKIHYFYTEEE; this is encoded by the coding sequence ATGAATAAAAGTGAGAAAAAGAGATTAAAATTCAGTTTAATACCTCCGGTATTTTTCTTGCTTATTATGTGGGTTGTAAAAATACTTGAATATTCATTTGACAATAATTGGTTTGTTTACGGAATTTTCCCTTTGAAAGTTAAAAATCTTACAGGTATTCTTTTTTCCCCTTTTCTTCATGGCGATTTTGATCATTTAATTTCAAATTCAATTCCGTTTTTATTCTTAGGTACTGCATTGTTCTATTTTTACAGAAAATTTGCCTATAAAGTTTTTTTTTTCATATACTTATTATCAGGTTTTTGGGTTTGGATTGCAGCAAGAGAAGTATATCATATAGGAGCAAGCGGTATGGTTTACGGTTTGGCGTCTTTTTTATTTTTTTCAGGTTTGATTCATAAAAACAGGGCTTTAGCTTCTTTATCTTTAATTATTGTTTTTTTATACGGAAGTATGATATGGGGTGTACTTCCCATTTTTGAAGGAATGTCATGGGAATCACATTTATTCGGTGCTGTAACAGGATTAATTTTATCGCTTGGTTTTGCTCGAAAACAAACATTTATTAATCCGATTGAAACAGAAACATTTGATGAATTGGATGAGTTTTCAGAACCTTCAATCAGTGATGATGATTATACAAAAATTCATTACTTTTATACAGAGGAAGAATAA
- a CDS encoding PorT family protein, giving the protein MKKLFLLSVAVLFVFTMSAQKIGVKVGYGMSGYLTNYWVPDGYKLANGFNAGLVGEYGLSDLLNLRLDIGYTQLGVDFYSDEDDMTIDMKTNVDYLNVGVSAKAGFGPAYVFVGPYFGYALSCKTNGEMTVGDETTVFDEEDNFADFEDGTENDMFNKVDFGLNLGVGTSFSGVFVEANVGMGLANFINTSSDLYSGPDTYPDNEDGDPISGDASSKNIFFGLSVGYLFGF; this is encoded by the coding sequence ATGAAGAAATTATTTTTATTAAGTGTTGCAGTATTATTTGTATTCACTATGAGCGCTCAAAAAATTGGTGTAAAAGTAGGTTATGGCATGTCCGGTTATTTAACAAATTATTGGGTACCGGATGGTTATAAGTTGGCTAACGGTTTTAATGCAGGTTTAGTCGGAGAATACGGCTTATCTGATTTATTGAATTTAAGACTTGATATTGGTTACACTCAACTGGGTGTAGATTTTTATTCTGATGAAGATGATATGACTATTGACATGAAAACTAATGTAGACTATCTTAATGTCGGAGTAAGTGCAAAAGCCGGTTTCGGACCTGCGTATGTATTTGTCGGACCTTATTTCGGCTATGCTCTCAGCTGTAAAACTAACGGAGAAATGACAGTTGGAGACGAAACAACAGTATTTGATGAAGAAGATAATTTTGCTGATTTTGAAGACGGAACTGAAAATGATATGTTTAATAAAGTTGATTTTGGTTTAAATTTAGGTGTTGGTACTTCTTTTTCAGGCGTTTTTGTTGAAGCAAATGTTGGAATGGGTTTAGCTAACTTTATTAATACAAGCAGTGATTTATATAGTGGACCTGATACTTATCCTGATAATGAAGACGGTGATCCTATTTCAGGAGACGCGAGTAGTAAAAACATATTTTTTGGTCTTTCAGTAGGTTATTTATTTGGTTTTTAA